CCCTCCCCCATCTTGTATACCCTCACTCTCCCCAGCTTCACTTCCTCCAATATACCGGCCTTACTCAGGGCCTCTAAGTTCCTCTCGGCGCTCGTGTAGGAGATCCCCAACTCCCTAGATATCCTACTTATATTAGCTCCTCCTGCATTTATGATGTATTTCAGGATCCTGACCCTCGTCTTGCTCTTCATAGCTTCGATTAGCAAGTCCTCCCAATCCAACTCGACCACCTAAGGAATTACTTCCACCGTATTATTATAGCGGGGATAATAAAGGTCCTCGGCGGATATTACTCCCTCTCTGATCAAAGATCTTATTTCCTCTCCATGCTCTAAGACTATCTTTATCGTCTCCTTAGTCACAGTACAGACCTCCCTGAACCCTTCCTCTCCCCATAAGCGTTCCATGTAAGCGTAGAGGCACCTACCTCCGCAGTATTTGAAGTAATCGCAGCTCTTGCAGGGCTCCCCTATACTGACTTCTCTGATCCCATTACCCAGCTCCCCGACGACCGCCCAACTAGAGTCAACAGCTATAGGGCAAGCTAAGATCTTACCGTTGGGCAGCAAGGTGAAGCTCTCGCTACCGGCTCCACAGGGAGGAGAGGGTAGATCCCCGAATAGCTCAGCCCTCATTATTCCTAAGAATGGGACTATCCCCAGAATCTTTCCCTTTCTCATCTCCCCCAACCATAAGGAGGCCAGTTTCCTGAGTCCCGGTAGATAAGAGCGCTCCGACCAATCCCTGAAATCCCATCTCTCGGACCAGATGACGTTGAGTTGCCAGTGGATGTGATCGAATAGTCCCAAGCTCAGGAGGTGAGTCACTTCTTCATATATATCTGTCCTCTCCCAGGCGGTCATCCTGGCTATTAAATCTCCAGAAAATCCATATTTTCTCAAATTCCTCGCTGTTTCTATTGCTCTCTTATAATTTCCCTTCCCCCTGCCCTCATCGTTCACTTCAGGCCTCCCATCCACGGAGAGGAGTATGGAGTCGAAGGACAGCCAGTAGCTCAAGGGTAAACTCTCGAATAGGGTGCCGTTCGTCTGTATTATGAACCTACCTCTCCAGTCCCTCGACTTCAATGAATCGATCACATCCATTACTAGCTTGGGATTGAGGAGAGGCTCTCCCCCGTAGAAGGCCACATCGCAACCGGTCCTCACTACCAAATCGACTAGATCCTCTAATCTATATCCCTCCGACCAAGGTACGAGCTTAGGATCGAAGCTGCCACCGCAGTACAAGCATTTCATGTTGCATTTCCCAGTGGTGGTCACTATCAGGATCAACTGATTCCACCTTCGGGGTATCGGGTTAAGTGGAATGTTTATTTATTTCATATGATCGATTCCCGTCTGATGCCATATGACCTCGTTGAAGGTTTCCCTCTCTCGTAGACCTCCCGTTGACGAGCAACCCATAGAGATAGTTGAGAGGAAAGGTATCGGCCATCCGGATACGATAGCGGATGGAATAATGGAGAGAGTTTCCCTAGAGCTGAATAGGGAGTACCTGAGGAAGTTTGGGGGCCTGCTCCATTACAATGCGGATAAATCCCTACTAGCAGCCGGAGTAACGGAGCCAGCCTTCGGGGGAGGAAGGGTAATAGAACCTATGCTGATCGTTTTCGGGGATAGGGCAACTACTTCATTCGGAGGAGAATCTATAGATCTTGAGGAGGTAGTGAAGAGAGCGGCTAAATCCTGGATAAGGGAGAACCTGAGGTTCGTGGATCCGGAGCGTCATGTGAGATATCAAGTGGAGATGAAGCAGGGAAGCGCTGAGCTGACGGATATATTCAGGAGGGGGAGCAAGATAATGGGGGCTAACGACACATCAGCAGCCGTGGGTTATGCACCACTTTCAAGGACGGAAAGGGTCGTTTTAGATGTAGAAAGGTTCCTGAATTCGAGGGAATTTAAGAGGGATTTCGAGGAGACGGGTGAGGACGTTAAGGTAATGGGGAGCAGATATGATAATAAATTGGACCTCACGATAGCTCTAGCATTCGTCGATAGGTTCATATCAAGCGAAGATGAGTATTTCAAGAGGAAGGATGAAGTCCTGGAGAGGATAAATTCCTTCCTCAAGGAGAGGTACAGCGATGCCTTCGATTCCATAGAGGTCCACTTGAATACGCTTGACGTCAGGGGTAGAGGAGTTGGAGGGGTCTACCTGACCGTCTTGGGCACCTCGGCTGAAGGAGGAGACTCCGGTCAAGTTGGAAGGGGGAATGGAGTGAATGGAGTGATATCCTTGATGAGACCCAGGAGTTCAGAAGCTGCAGCTGGAAAGAACCCTGTGAGTCACGTGGGGAAGATATACAACGCTTATGCATATGAAATGGCTAGAGAGATAGTGAAGGAAGTGCCATCGATAAAGGAAGCTTACGTTTGGCTCCTCAGCAGGATAGGTTGGCCCATAAACGAACCGACTCTAATAGCCGCCGAAGTACATACAGAATCTAACTTCGAGGAGATAAGGAAGCAAGTGGAAGAGGTTTTACTGAGGGGGATATCCAGGATAGATCAATTCGTTGAGAAGCTCATAGATGGTGAGATACCGGTCTACTGACCTCCGAACCTAAAGCGAGAAAAGTTAGATAGATGGCCCTGGCTCTCTCTTCAATTATATTTTTCGCTTTTTCCCTGAGATATTTTGTATATCTCTCCCAATTTGCACCTTTTCTCTCCTCTATCTCTCCAATGGATCTCCTAGCTTCCATAATAACATCCTTCATGGAACCACCTATCCCCCAGATCCTCCTCGACACCTCCTCTAGAGATACTGGGCTCAGGTTGAGGAAATCCTCAACTAAGGGTTTGAGCTCAAAGAACCTGCCCTCCTCCCTCAGGCCCTGAAGTATGTAGCATAGGGTCCTCTGGTTCATCGAGAATAGGTCCTTCAATAGTGAATCGAAGTCCCAGCCGACTACGATGAAGCCCTCATTCACGCACTTCTCGATGGGTGAGAGGCTCATTCCCGTGGAGTCGAAGAACTCCTTGACCACCAGCTGAGTCTCGATATTCTCCCCATCATAGAGCCCCAGGAATCCGATTGATATGGAATCAGATAACCTGACCCCGATGAAATCCAGGGAGAGCACTTTATTAGCTCTGGAGGGCCTTGGAATCATGAAACTCTTCCCTTCTAGGATGAAGGGGATCATCTGCTTAGCTAAGATGTAATCCACAGCTCTCCTAGCGAATCTCTTCGCTAGATTCCAGTTTAGACCCCTGATCACGAACTCATAGTGGGCTTCCTCATCTATCAGCATCATTATTATCTCGGAGAGATCATCGGGCTCGAAGAGATCGATCTCCTTAGCGACCTTGAGCCAGTCCAACTTCTCTATCAAACCGGCGGATTCAGGTTCATGGAGCATCATGACCTTCTTCTCACCTAAGTTGGCCACTTCGTAATAGATGGAGTCCACGTGTATACCGAGGGAGAGCCTCAAGACGAGCATGAGAGTGGCCAATCCTATCCTGAGCCAAACTAAGTCCTCCTTAGGATCAAGCTCCACAGATATACCGTATGTATAATCCCTGTAAACTCCCCCAGTTTGTGTTATCACGGGGAGGGATCTGTTCTCCCTGAGCAATATCGTACTCTTCCCCGCGTTCACGGGCCTCACTCTGGAGGAACTGAGCTTCCAATAGACCCTATTTGGCACCTTGGTCCTGAGGCCGAACCCATCTATGGGTGGATCTACTACGCAAACTACCTCAGAGCCGATCCTCCCCTTGTGATAATCATCTATTATATCGGGCCTCTCCCCCCATTCCGCCTTTATCCTCTCGTACTCCTCCAGCATGAAGGCCAGGGCATCGAAGGAGTATATGGTCCCGTAATTGAAGGGCCCCTCGATAACTCCAGTTATCACCCTACCCTTCCTCCTGAAATCGAGGACGATGGAGTCGTTCCCATAATCTATGCAGCCGGGCTGGAACCTCTCGACTAAGTCGCAGTGACCTATATCCTCTAAGTACCTGAACTCACTGTCCTCCTTGAGGATCCTCTTGAATCCATAAGGAGGACCGAACTCATAGAAGTTGATCATCTCCCATACCCTCTTCCCCCTTTCCGTTAAGTTGCCCTGCGATATGAGTCCCAGCTCTGTGAGTAATCCGATCTCCTCCTCCCTCAGGTGATCCCTCATCTGGGGGTTTATCACCTTGAATAAGCCCTCGAAGAGCATGGAGTACTTGTTCGATGGGTTCACAAGGGTTATCTCAAGCGGTAGTTTGAGCCATTTAGCCATGGCGTCAGCTCCTCTGGAGAGGAGCTCCCTATCCCACCTGTATAACGGGAATATCACAGTCTCGGTCCACCCGACATCCTTCCTACCCTTCCTCCCCTCCCTCTGCTTGAACTCCCTCAAGCTATCCGGGAGCCCTAGGTGGACGATCCTTATGATATTCCCTATATCTATCCCTTGGGAGAGGGTCCTGGGACTTATCAGTATCCTGAGCTCCCCAGATCTCGCCGCATCCTCTATCCTCTCCCTCTCATCCTTGGGCACTAAGTGATGATGAGAAGCCACTTTGGTCAGGCCGAACTCGTTGACTAACCTCTTCCTCAGATTCTCAGCGCTCCTTATACTGTTCGTGAATACAACAGTAACTCCTTCATCTCTCTCATAGTTCGATATGATCTCAGCCGGATCCATGAAGGGTTGAGGGCACTCTATACCTAGAGATCTCGCGATCTCCACTAGCTTATACACTTCTCTCTCGAAGGACTTATAATCCTTCAGGGAGTTCCTGACATCCTCACCCACATCGCTCGAAAGTATCTCAATCTCATGAGCCTTGAGGCAATCCCAGATGCTCCTCAAGTTCTTCCCTAATACGAGGTAGACATCGTTCCTGGGCCTGAAGGGATCTCCCCTTATTATTGAGGTCTCCCTCCCATTGGTCGAAGTTAGGAATGAGGCGAGATCGTCAGGATTTCCCAGCGTTGCAGTAAGTACAGCTATCTGAGGTTTCCTCTCTGAAATAAGAGAGATTACCCTGATTATCGATAGAAGAAGAGCTATCTCCCTCGGCCCATAGAAGTCTAACTCATCCAGGACGAGTAGCTCCAGCTTCCTGAGGAAGCTCAGCAGGTATCCCTTGGAGAGCCTCTTCAGATCTACCAGAAGGAATGCGGGGTTCGTTATAACTAAGTTAGATGAGGTGACCACTTCCCTGATGCCATGAGCCCCATGCGAGGATACGAGTAGCTCCCTCCTCCTAGCGTCCAAGATCTGCGGGTTCATGCCTAAGGCCCTCGAGTAATTCTCCAACCTCCTGATCTGATCGTTCGCGAGGGCTAAAGTTGGATAGAGAGCTAAAGTCCTCTTCCCCTTCGCGGTATAGAAGAACCAACCTTCCGTCTTCCCGCTGCCAGTCCCAGAAATCAATATAATATTCTTACCATCTTCAAGGGAATTTAGGGCTTCCATCTGATGTAAATAAAGCTTCTTATCTGCTATCTCCCTACTCTTCCCCTCGCCAATATATAATTCAGGGAAGAGATCCCCGAAACTGACCTCGACGGTTTTTGGCCTTATCCCATCCTCAGAATAGGCCTCAAAATCATAACCTAATGATCTGAGTAAATCGGAGGATGAGATCCTCGTCAATTAGCCTACCTTTTAGGTATCCTTACCTCCAGAATCCCGTTCCTGTAAGTGGCCCTTATCCTCTCTGAGTCAGGCTCTATTGATAGTTGTATCCTCCTCAGGAGATCTCCCGCCTTTATAGTTATCTCCTTCCCCTTCAACCTGACTGAGATATCCTCCTTACTTATACCAGGAACCTCAGCGACTATGAGGATCTCATCCTCCAGATCTATAACATCAACTAACTGCTCCTCTAACTCCAAACCCCTCCCCCCCTCAGATGAAGTATCGGGCTCGGGGGAGATCTCGACCCCCTCTCCCTCCTCAGCGTTCCATGATATATCGCCGTTGATGAAGCTAGATAGATCCTCATCCATCTTCCTCAGCAGCTCCATCACGTCCCTTATGAAGCGATCGAAGGGGTCATCATAAGGGGTCTTCCTCTTATCTCCCAACTAACCCCCCAAGCCTATCGCCCGTAACCCATATTTAATCGCTTACCATCACCTCCTCTAACATCTCAATATTCGAAATACCATTCACCTTACTGACGAGTATGGATCTGGACGCTATATCCCTGAACCTTGGGGAGTGCGTCACCACTATTATCTGAGGTATCTGGAGCGATGAGAGGGCCTCGAGCAGGGACTCTATCCTCTCATCATCCAAATGTATGGTTGGCTCATCTAGGATGAAGCACTCTATCTTAGTTGAAACGAGGTATCTAGCTATAGCTAGTCTCAGAGCGAGCGCTAAGGAGATCCTCTCCCCACCGCTCAAGATGTCGAACGAGTAAGCTTTCCCCCCTCTCCTCAGGATGGGAGTGAAGTTCTCATCAAGCTCTATGGAATCGTAATCGAACCCGAATGAGCTGAAGATCTCATTGAGCTCCCTCTCTATTATTGGCTTAGCTCTCTCCCTCAGGGAAGCTTGTATACCCCTATCCCTACTGAATATTTCCCTTATCTTCAATACCTTCAGTCTGAAATTCTCATATTTCTCTTTCCTCTCCCTGAGCTTCCTCAACTTCTCAGATTTAGTTTCTAACTCACTGATCTTCTTCTTAAGCTCTCCCATGATCCCTTCAAGCTCTCCCCTAGTTTTAATTATCTCTCTCATCCTCTCCTCCGCTTCATTCAACTCGCTCCTCGCTTCTGATAGGGCAACTTCATCGAAGCCGAGAGATGCTATCATTTCAGAGAGTTCTCTGACCTTCTCACTATCCAAAGATATTTCCTCTGAAAGCTCATTTAAAATACTTGAAATCCTTTCTCTCTCCCTCAGAAGTCCCTTAAGCCTCTCAAACTCTATAAAAGCTTTTTTTGATCTCTGATATTCTTCCTCAATGTTCACGACATTCAGCTCCTTCGTTAATGAAGCTATCTCTCCCTCGAGGGAGCTTATCTCCTGCCTCATCTTATCTAAGTCCACTCCAATGAGTAGCGACCTCAACCCCTCAGCCTTCTCCTTCAGCTTCTCAACTCTCTCGATATCGGAAATCAATTTCCTGTATTCCAACTCCAATTCATCCAGGTCCCTCAAATGATCCCCTAACTCAGCGATTTTCTCTGATAAATCCCTTACATCTTCTTCTATCTTCCTCAAAGAATCATTAATGCTGCTAAGCTCCCTCAGATTTTCCCTCAGCTTCTTCGATGCATCATCTACCCTCCCGATCCTCTCCACAGTCAGTTTTCTCTCCTCATTCAGAGAAGCCAGTCTCTCCTCTATCTCAGGAATCCTCGCCTCCATCTCATTTAAACTCCTCTGGAGGTTTCCCCTGAGCTCCTCTATTACTTCCATCGTGAGCTTTGAGCCGCATAACGGGCACCTCTCCGGATTCGTGCTCAGCTCTCCCAAGTATACTGAGTAACTGTTGATCCTCTCCCTCAACGCGGCGATTTCATTATTCAAATTTTTCATATTTTGATCGATCTCCTCTAAATGCTTTTTAAGATTCTCGGAGAACTGTGAGCAGAATTGAAGAGCATCCTCCGGATCCTCAGGAACCTCCTCGGCAATCTCCCTCAGTGAATTGAGCTCCAAGCTCGATAAAACCCTTATTTCATCGATTCTCCTCAAAAGATCACTTTCCTTCTCCTTCAAACCTGCAAGCTTCATATCCATCTTAGTGAGCTCCTGTTTCTTGCTCCTCTTCTCTTCTATTTTCTCCTTAATCCTCACGAGGATCTCTTTCCTCCCTTCTATATCCGAGATCTCCTTCTCTAAAGCCCTGAGCTCATCTAGCCTCTCGTTGGCTGTTTCAATATTTCTCCTCAGATCCGAAAGCTTCACTGCTAAATCCCTCAGCCTAGAAATCTTATCGAACTTTGATGCGATCTTCTCTATCTCCGGAAGCTTCGATAAACTTTCATCGATTCTAATAAGTTCGCTTTCAAGTTCCCTCCTCTTTCTAATATTCTGCTCGATTTTCCTCTCTATCTCGGTGAGCTTAGACTTCAGCTCGATGAACTTCCTCCTCTTTTCCTCGATCTCATCAACTAACTTTCTAAGCTCCTCTATCTTCGATTGAAGGATATATTTTTGAGAATCTAGTTCGGAGAGCTTCCCCTTGAGCTCCTCTATCTTCCTCTCCACCTCCAGCCTCTCCCTATCCACATCCCCCATAGCGGCTATCTCCCTATCCATCGCCCTTATCTCTGAATCCAGCCTGTCTATGACCCCCCTGAGCTCCTCCCATAATCTCTCAAGCATATCTATGCCAAGGAGCCTGGCGATTATCTCCTTCCTCTTCGAAGGCTGGCTCTCCAATAGCTCCTGTATCTCACCCTGCCTCACGTAGATCCCCTGGAGGAATACATCCCTGCTGAATCCCAAGATTGCCTCTATCTGGGATGATACCTTGCTCTGGTCCCTCTGTATGAGTTTTTTACCCCCTTCTATGATCTCATGAAGCTCTGCGGATACTCCCCCATCCCTCCCCCTCTCTCTAGTCACTATATAGCTCCTCCCATCGACCTCGAACTCGAGCGCTACCCTCATATAGGGGGCTCCGATCCTTATCAGTTCATCCTGCTGCCTGCTGGCTCTGTGATAGAGAGCATAAGCTATTGCCTCAAGTATAGTCGTTTTCCCAGCTCCGTTGTTCCCTATTATAGCATTTATCCCATCGGCGAAAGTTATATCAGTTTTTTGATGGGATCCGAAGTTTTCAAGCGATATTCTTTTTATCCTCAAGGCTCCTCCACCATCCTCATGACCTCATTCAGGAAATCCTCTCCCCTCTTCCCCTCCCTGTACCATATGTCGAATATCCTAATAGCGAGGGATTTGATATCCTCATCTATCTTGAGGGAGCCTATCAATTGAGATATTGTGTCCTCTAGCCCCAGCAACGGGGCCTCATCCGATACCTCTTCCCTCTCCTCAAACCTCTCCTTGACGGCTATGTGGAGGGCATCGCTAGAGAGGGATCTCTTGATCTCCCCAGTTGAGAACCCGGGCTTCAAGGATCCCTTCACCTGGATTCTCCCGCATATAACAGGCCTCTCCTTCCCCTTAATCTCATTCCTTATCCTCTCTATTAGGGAGTAGAGATCCCTCGTGTTCCTTATGATCTCGGAGAAAGTTATGAAGGGCCTCGTCTCGAGCTTTATCTCCCTAACATCAACGCCATCCCTCTCTATATCCACGGAGAGTATGTACTTGCTTCCATCCGAAGTGAAGGCCTCCCTCAGCTCAACGATCTCAGTGGATCCGGGGTAGGCGAACACTCTATTCCCACTCCTCCTCACGACCTTATTGTGATAGTGCCCCATAGCGACATAGTTGAAGCTAGTGCTCGCTATATGGGAGAAATCGAGCTCCGGATAAAACGTCTTGATCATCCCCTTAACTCCCTGATGGATCATCAGGACTGAGGGGCAATTGCACAAACTCTTGCATTTTCCCTCCAAATTGCTTATCATAGCCGGGACATCTTTACCCAGGCTCTTGTAGGGTAGGCCAGCCACAACGAGGTCACCTATCCTCTCAACCTTCGCATTGAGTCTCATGAACAGCTTCCCATAACCGAGCCTATTGAAGAGAGTCTCCATGTTCGCGATAGGGGAAGTTATCTGCTTTCTCACGACATCTGGCCCCAGCTCGTGGTTCCCTTCTATTATCGCTATCGGTATCCCCCTCTCAGCCAGTTTCATGAGGGATTCGAACGCCCTAACGAATGCCCTGGGATGGGGCCTGTAGCTATCGAATAGATCCCCAGTATATATGAGTAGATCAGGCTTCTCCGATATAGCGATATCTATAGCCCTACTGAAGGATGAGTAGAAGTCCTCCTCCCTCTCAGCTAGATTGAATTGAGCCTTCCCCAAGTGACTGTCCGATAAATGAACTAGCCTCATCTCAATCACCTATGGCTGAGTAATAATCGTCCCTGAAGTCCTTCCTCTCAATTCCCCTCTTCCATAGCTCCCTCGCTTTCAGGCTCTCCCCCCTCCTCTTGGCTTTGGATAATCTGACCTTTATGAGAGCTGGTATCTTGAGCATAGGACCGACGACTACCGCTTCCCCTATATCCAAGGACGGGAGGTACTTCACCATATCCTCGCTGAGGAATTCCGTAGCCCTCCTTATGTATGCCTGGTCCTCAGGTTCTATCACCCTCAATATTATCTTATTGACCATCTGCGAGAGTATGTCCGTGTTTATGCCCTTAGGCCTCTGACTGACTAAGCAGAGACCAATCCCGAATTTCCTACCTTCTCTAGCTATTTTCGAGGCGGCATAATTCGTGTAAGTGTCCATCATGGAGGGCACCAGTATATGCGCTTCTTCTATCACTGAGAGCACGGGAATAGGCATCCAAACATCTGACCCCATTCTCCTCTTTTTAGCCCTATCTAGTAGAGTTAGGAGGGTCTTACCGACGACTATATCCGTTAACTCCGTGTCTAATTGACCCAAATCGACTACGACAAGCTTTCCATAGTTCAAGTGATCGACTATCTCACCGGCCCGTGAGACTAAAACCCTGGAATACCTCTCCCTCACATGCTCCAGCCTAGCTAAGAGGCTCAATATGCTCTCCCTATCCCTATACTCGTACCTCAGTAGGTTCTCATCATCAGAGCCACCTTCCTCATCCGCGGAGAGCTTAACTATAGCATGTATACCAGCGAGTAGATCCTGAGGATCGCCATCTATTCCTGCCCTCCTGATGTAATCCCCTAACTCCTCCCTCATCAAGAGATTTTTCGCATTCTTATGAGCTCTCTTAAGGAATATGTACATTTTAGCGGCAGATTCGTAGGATATACCTATTAATTTAGCCACCTCATCGATGCTAAGTGTTAATGGATCTATCTCGGGCTGTATCGTCTCGACATAGCACCCATCACAATCCAGGGACATGTTAGAATATTCAGAGTGCACATCGAAAAGTAGAGCCACACCCCCGAGCCTCAGGATCTCCTCAAGTATCACAGCGACTGTGTTTGATTTCCCAGCGCCCGTGACCGCTAGAATAGCCAGATGCCTTGAGAGTATCTCATCGGGATCTAGGTAAACATCGACGTCATCCCTAGTCATCAAACTCCCTATCCTTATCCCGTCACCATCGTTCGGTTTGAAGATCTCGGTCAAAATATTAGTTGGGGCTCTTTTGACATCCGCTGCAGGCGATACAGGTATCTTGGGCGTCCCGGAGATGTTGCTCCCATCTAGAACCCCTATCATCTTTATAGAGGCTTTTATCCAATTGGAAGGCCTCTCAATCAACTTAAGGATCTTATCGTAATAATTCGCCTGAAGGAGATCCTCCCTCTCGAGCTCGGAGGCTCCCATGATGACGTCAGTTATCATACCGAGTACCCTGACGTCCCCATCCTCCAGTATGACGTACTCACCGACCCTCGGGATCACGCCTTCATAAGCCACCATCTGCACCGAGAGGGGCGTGGTGCCCGGGGCGACTTTGCCCAAGGAGTCACTCCCCAAGTACCTCCCTCCCGCTAACGAGATCCAAGTGTAAGTTCTTCGTCAAGAACTGGATCAGCTTCCTCCCGACCTTCGCCATTTCATGAGCTATCCTCAGGTGATACGGGTACCCTTTTATTGAATCTCTGGCGAGGGATCCCAATATCTCCCCAATATCCTCACGATCCCCCAGAACCTCTATCCTCAGGACGTTAGCTCCTCTCTCCAGCCTCGCATAAGTTAGCTTAATTGGATATGAGCTATCTATACCGTGATACTGGAAGTCCAAATTCATAGAAATAGGTTTGAGGAACCCTGGCCTCATTTCATAGCACCTCCTAACTATCTCAATATCGGGGATCTCCGATCCGAAATAAGCATTACTCCCCGATCTCTTAGATATCGCTACAACGTTCTTAGACATACTAAGGAGCTTATTCATCGAGTAAAGGAATTCATATCTCTCCAAATAAGCTCTGGCCCTCAGGAGCTCATCTTTCCTCAGGGTCCCCCCGCTCCCCTCCAGGACTTCCCCTATCATAGCGTCTATCTCCCTCGAGTACTCCTGACTATGGGTCAGGGGGACGAACCCACTCGCGAGATCGAGCCCCATACCCTCTATTCCCATAAGCAGTTTATCCAGGAACTTCCTCACGTCGCTAGCCGGATACCTCGAGCCGAATGGTGTGGCCCATATATCCCCATCTACAAATGCTTTAAGCGATCCATCAAGCAGCAGGAGATCTGGGTTAAGCGATTCGACCGTTCTAATGGCCATTTTTACCTCCATCGTCTTCCTGCATATTGAAACCCTCTCATTATGCGCGAAAGCATCTAGAACGCCCATATGGTATTTCCTAGATCTCCTAATCCCCTCATCCCTCTGGAAGAGGGAGGAGGAAGTTAAGAACATCACCTGACCCTGGTTCAAGAAGAGTATGCCGCTCCCCCCGTCCACAGCAGCTATATTCTCATGAGATCCCTCAGGGATCTCCTCCCACTCCAACTTGTACTTGCTCTTCTCGATGTTGAGGGAGCTCAGGATACTTCTACTCATCCTGATGAACGCTTCTTCAGGGGACTCGAAGGGGAGCTCATCTTCCAATGGCATTATTTTATAGTCCGTTAGCCCATTTTTAACGTAACCCATGAGGGGGAGCATGAGCCTGGATGTCTTCTTCAAGCCTAGATCCGTAGCTATAGTGGGCGCATCTAGGAGCGAGGAGAAGGTGGGGCATGTCATCCTGAGGAGGATGGTGGAAATAGGATTCGAGGGGAAAATATATCCGATAAATCCAAATGCAGATGAGATTTTAGGGATCAAATGCTACAAGTCTATCTCAGATATACCTGAAAGCGTTGACTTAGTCGTAGTAGCTGTCAGGGCAGATGCTACGCCCGCAGTAATAGAGGAGGCAGCCGATAAAGGAGCGAGAGGAGCTCTAGTGATCTCAGGCGGGTTCTCTGAGGTGGGGAACTGGGAGCTGGAGAGGAAGCTCGTTGAGGTTGCGAGGAAGAGAGGTATAAGGGTCATTGGACCGAATTGCCTCGGGATATTCGACCCCAAGGACAAAATAGATACACTCTTCCTCCCCGAGAGAGTCATACCGAGGCCAGGGGAGGGGAAAATAGCTGTGATCACACAGAGCGGTAGTTTGGGAAGCACTGTGCTCACTATGATGAGGAAAGAGGGTATGGGGATAAGTAAATTCGTGAGCTATGGTAATAGG
The sequence above is drawn from the Candidatus Korarchaeum cryptofilum OPF8 genome and encodes:
- a CDS encoding methionine adenosyltransferase — translated: MTSLKVSLSRRPPVDEQPIEIVERKGIGHPDTIADGIMERVSLELNREYLRKFGGLLHYNADKSLLAAGVTEPAFGGGRVIEPMLIVFGDRATTSFGGESIDLEEVVKRAAKSWIRENLRFVDPERHVRYQVEMKQGSAELTDIFRRGSKIMGANDTSAAVGYAPLSRTERVVLDVERFLNSREFKRDFEETGEDVKVMGSRYDNKLDLTIALAFVDRFISSEDEYFKRKDEVLERINSFLKERYSDAFDSIEVHLNTLDVRGRGVGGVYLTVLGTSAEGGDSGQVGRGNGVNGVISLMRPRSSEAAAGKNPVSHVGKIYNAYAYEMAREIVKEVPSIKEAYVWLLSRIGWPINEPTLIAAEVHTESNFEEIRKQVEEVLLRGISRIDQFVEKLIDGEIPVY
- a CDS encoding Hsp20/alpha crystallin family protein, translating into MGDKRKTPYDDPFDRFIRDVMELLRKMDEDLSSFINGDISWNAEEGEGVEISPEPDTSSEGGRGLELEEQLVDVIDLEDEILIVAEVPGISKEDISVRLKGKEITIKAGDLLRRIQLSIEPDSERIRATYRNGILEVRIPKR
- a CDS encoding DEAD/DEAH box helicase; protein product: MTRISSSDLLRSLGYDFEAYSEDGIRPKTVEVSFGDLFPELYIGEGKSREIADKKLYLHQMEALNSLEDGKNIILISGTGSGKTEGWFFYTAKGKRTLALYPTLALANDQIRRLENYSRALGMNPQILDARRRELLVSSHGAHGIREVVTSSNLVITNPAFLLVDLKRLSKGYLLSFLRKLELLVLDELDFYGPREIALLLSIIRVISLISERKPQIAVLTATLGNPDDLASFLTSTNGRETSIIRGDPFRPRNDVYLVLGKNLRSIWDCLKAHEIEILSSDVGEDVRNSLKDYKSFEREVYKLVEIARSLGIECPQPFMDPAEIISNYERDEGVTVVFTNSIRSAENLRKRLVNEFGLTKVASHHHLVPKDERERIEDAARSGELRILISPRTLSQGIDIGNIIRIVHLGLPDSLREFKQREGRKGRKDVGWTETVIFPLYRWDRELLSRGADAMAKWLKLPLEITLVNPSNKYSMLFEGLFKVINPQMRDHLREEEIGLLTELGLISQGNLTERGKRVWEMINFYEFGPPYGFKRILKEDSEFRYLEDIGHCDLVERFQPGCIDYGNDSIVLDFRRKGRVITGVIEGPFNYGTIYSFDALAFMLEEYERIKAEWGERPDIIDDYHKGRIGSEVVCVVDPPIDGFGLRTKVPNRVYWKLSSSRVRPVNAGKSTILLRENRSLPVITQTGGVYRDYTYGISVELDPKEDLVWLRIGLATLMLVLRLSLGIHVDSIYYEVANLGEKKVMMLHEPESAGLIEKLDWLKVAKEIDLFEPDDLSEIIMMLIDEEAHYEFVIRGLNWNLAKRFARRAVDYILAKQMIPFILEGKSFMIPRPSRANKVLSLDFIGVRLSDSISIGFLGLYDGENIETQLVVKEFFDSTGMSLSPIEKCVNEGFIVVGWDFDSLLKDLFSMNQRTLCYILQGLREEGRFFELKPLVEDFLNLSPVSLEEVSRRIWGIGGSMKDVIMEARRSIGEIEERKGANWERYTKYLREKAKNIIEERARAIYLTFLALGSEVSRPVSHHL
- a CDS encoding winged helix-turn-helix domain-containing protein codes for the protein MVELDWEDLLIEAMKSKTRVRILKYIINAGGANISRISRELGISYTSAERNLEALSKAGILEEVKLGRVRVYKMGEGESIIKLIKCLTGRD
- a CDS encoding TIGR04084 family radical SAM/SPASM domain-containing protein; this translates as MILIVTTTGKCNMKCLYCGGSFDPKLVPWSEGYRLEDLVDLVVRTGCDVAFYGGEPLLNPKLVMDVIDSLKSRDWRGRFIIQTNGTLFESLPLSYWLSFDSILLSVDGRPEVNDEGRGKGNYKRAIETARNLRKYGFSGDLIARMTAWERTDIYEEVTHLLSLGLFDHIHWQLNVIWSERWDFRDWSERSYLPGLRKLASLWLGEMRKGKILGIVPFLGIMRAELFGDLPSPPCGAGSESFTLLPNGKILACPIAVDSSWAVVGELGNGIREVSIGEPCKSCDYFKYCGGRCLYAYMERLWGEEGFREVCTVTKETIKIVLEHGEEIRSLIREGVISAEDLYYPRYNNTVEVIP